One window from the genome of Bacillus rossius redtenbacheri isolate Brsri chromosome 12, Brsri_v3, whole genome shotgun sequence encodes:
- the LOC134537447 gene encoding carnitine O-acetyltransferase-like isoform X1, which translates to MLKLFRRNLFSSSAVTLGAPDAVTTAPKMLWRHLAVNAASAETSRPLAPQRLPVPALDRTLDKFLRSVRPLLSDKEIASTEKVVRSFAAPNGVGRKLQKLLEEKASRTDNWLAEWWVRAAYLGFRLPVEVHSSPGIQLPHQSFASQDCHLSFAAHFILGTLDYKRILDENRLPQERMGQQLLDMSQYYKVFGTCRRPGVPLDSVLFLQPGEQPRHIVVAHNNELFSVDVLDERGRPVTHGRLVAQLRSVVEQSERPARPVGVLTADHRDTWAAHYQLLAREHENRRPLEALEKSLFVVCLDGPAPGLGAPNQQSVSGQLMLHGGGSRASGGNRWYDKALQIVVGAGGDVGCVYEHSPAEGGPVGCLLDHALEHTEKQADVFSFNSAPENISPPRKLAFKLTPEIEEGIDAALKNLDELVNNVELNCSTFPDFGKDHLKSVKVSPDSFIQMAIQLAFYRIHGQPAAHYESASLRKFVHGRTETIRSCSLESVDFAEKMLGGAASDAEKHAAMMDAINYHRNYAIEAVNGNGVDRHLLGLKMIAVDNMMDVPEFFKDVGYTRSTHFRLSTSQVPFRCDGMLSFGPVVPDGYGVCYNPRDKTINFSISAFRSDPGTSARQLRESLYASLRDMYELRARSQLASKL; encoded by the exons ATGTTGAAACTCTTCAGAAGGAACCTATTTTCATCCTCTGCTGTG ACTCTGGGAGCGCCGGATGCAGTGACGACCGCGCCGAAGATGCTCTGGCGCCACCTGGCTGTCAACGCAGCGTCGGCGGAGACCTCGCGCCCGCTGGCACCGCAGCGCCTGCCCGTCCCGGCGCTGGACCGCACCCTCGACAAGTTCCTCAG GTCCGTCCGACCGCTGCTCTCCGATAAAGAAATCGCCAGCACAGAGAAGGTAGTGAGGAGCTTCGCTGCGCCGAACGGAGTCGGCAGGAAACTGCAGAAGCTGCTGGAAGAAAAGGCGTCTCGTACCGACAATTGG TTGGCAGAGTGGTGGGTGCGGGCGGCCTACCTCGGCTTCCGACTGCCCGTCGAGGTGCACTCCAGCCCGGGCATCCAGCTGCCCCACCAGTCCTTCGCCTCCCAGGACTGCCACCTGTCCTTCGCCGCGCACTTCATCCTCGGCACCCTCGACTACAAGCGGATACTGGACGA GAACAGGCTGCCCCAGGAGCGCATGGGCCAGCAGCTCTTGGACATGTCGCAGTACTACAAGGTGTTCGGCACGTGCCGCCGGCCCGGCGTGCCCCTGGACTCGGTGCTGTTCCTGCAGCCCGGGGAGCAGCCCCGCCACATCGTGGTGGCCCACAACAACGAG TTGTTCAGCGTGGACGTGCTGGACGAGCGGGGGCGGCCCGTGACGCACGGTCGGCTGGTGGCGCAGCTGCGCTCCGTGGTGGAGCAGTCGGAGAGGCCGGCGCGGCCGGTGGGCGTGCTCACTGCGGACCACCGCGACACCTGGGCGGCCCACTACCAGCTGCTGGCCCGAG AGCACGAGAACCGCCGGCCGCTGGAGGCTCTGGAGAAGAGCCTGTTCGTGGTGTGCCTGGACGGGCCGGCGCCCGGCCTGGGCGCCCCCAACCAGCAGTCCGTGTCGGGCCAGCTGATGCTGCACGGCGGGGGCAGCCGCGCCAGCGGGGGCAACCGCTGGTACGACAAGGCTCTGCAG ATCGTGGTGGGCGCGGGCGGGGACGTGGGCTGTGTGTATGAGCACAGCCCGGCCGAGGGGGGTCCCGTCGGCTGTCTCCTGGACCACGCCCTGGAGCACAC TGAAAAGCAGGCGGACGTGTTCAGCTTCAACTCGGCCCCAGAGAACATCTCACCGCCGCGGAAACTAGCGTTCAAACTGACCCCGGAAATCGAGGAAGGAATCGACGCTGCTCTGAAGAATTTGGATGA GCTGGTGAACAATGTTGAGTTGAACTGCAGCACATTCCCGGATTTCGGGAAAGATCACCTGAAATCCGTGAAAGTCAGCCCAGATAGTTTCATACAAATGGCGATTCAGCTGGCGTTCTACAG GATCCACGGGCAGCCCGCGGCGCACTACGAGTCGGCCTCGCTGCGCAAGTTCGTGCACGGCAGGACGGAGACGATACGGTCGTGCTCGCTGGAGTCGGTGGACTTCGCGGAGAAGATGCTGGGCGGCGCGGCGTCCGACGCGGAGAAGCACGCTGCGATGATGGATGCCATCAACTACCACCGCAACTACGCCATTGAG gCTGTGAACGGCAATGGCGTGGATCGGCACTTGCTCGGCCTGAAGATGATTGCTGTGGATAACATGATGGACGTTCCAGAGTTCTTCAAAGACGTTGGGTACACTCGTAGCACTCACTTCAGACTTTCAACTAGTCAG GTGCCGTTCCGCTGCGACGGGATGCTCTCGTTCGGCCCGGTCGTTCCCGACGGCTACGGGGTCTGCTACAACCCCAGGGACAAGACCATCAACTTCAGCATATCTGCGTTCCGGTCGGACCCGGGGACGAGCGCCAGGCAGCTCCGGGAGTCGCTGTACGCATCACTCCGGGACATGTACGAGCTGCGGGCCCGGTCCCAGCTGGCCTCGAAGCTGTAG
- the LOC134537447 gene encoding carnitine O-acetyltransferase-like isoform X2 has protein sequence MITPEKRQLDMLKLFRRNLFSSSAVTLGAPDAVTTAPKMLWRHLAVNAASAETSRPLAPQRLPVPALDRTLDKFLRSVRPLLSDKEIASTEKVVRSFAAPNGVGRKLQKLLEEKASRTDNWLAEWWVRAAYLGFRLPVEVHSSPGIQLPHQSFASQDCHLSFAAHFILGTLDYKRILDENRLPQERMGQQLLDMSQYYKVFGTCRRPGVPLDSVLFLQPGEQPRHIVVAHNNELFSVDVLDERGRPVTHGRLVAQLRSVVEQSERPARPVGVLTADHRDTWAAHYQLLAREHENRRPLEALEKSLFVVCLDGPAPGLGAPNQQSVSGQLMLHGGGSRASGGNRWYDKALQIVVGAGGDVGCVYEHSPAEGGPVGCLLDHALEHTEKQADVFSFNSAPENISPPRKLAFKLTPEIEEGIDAALKNLDELVNNVELNCSTFPDFGKDHLKSVKVSPDSFIQMAIQLAFYRIHGQPAAHYESASLRKFVHGRTETIRSCSLESVDFAEKMLGGAASDAEKHAAMMDAINYHRNYAIEAVNGNGVDRHLLGLKMIAVDNMMDVPEFFKDVGYTRSTHFRLSTSQVPFRCDGMLSFGPVVPDGYGVCYNPRDKTINFSISAFRSDPGTSARQLRESLYASLRDMYELRARSQLASKL, from the exons ATTACACCGGAGAAACGCCAACTGGACATGTTGAAACTCTTCAGAAGGAACCTATTTTCATCCTCTGCTGTG ACTCTGGGAGCGCCGGATGCAGTGACGACCGCGCCGAAGATGCTCTGGCGCCACCTGGCTGTCAACGCAGCGTCGGCGGAGACCTCGCGCCCGCTGGCACCGCAGCGCCTGCCCGTCCCGGCGCTGGACCGCACCCTCGACAAGTTCCTCAG GTCCGTCCGACCGCTGCTCTCCGATAAAGAAATCGCCAGCACAGAGAAGGTAGTGAGGAGCTTCGCTGCGCCGAACGGAGTCGGCAGGAAACTGCAGAAGCTGCTGGAAGAAAAGGCGTCTCGTACCGACAATTGG TTGGCAGAGTGGTGGGTGCGGGCGGCCTACCTCGGCTTCCGACTGCCCGTCGAGGTGCACTCCAGCCCGGGCATCCAGCTGCCCCACCAGTCCTTCGCCTCCCAGGACTGCCACCTGTCCTTCGCCGCGCACTTCATCCTCGGCACCCTCGACTACAAGCGGATACTGGACGA GAACAGGCTGCCCCAGGAGCGCATGGGCCAGCAGCTCTTGGACATGTCGCAGTACTACAAGGTGTTCGGCACGTGCCGCCGGCCCGGCGTGCCCCTGGACTCGGTGCTGTTCCTGCAGCCCGGGGAGCAGCCCCGCCACATCGTGGTGGCCCACAACAACGAG TTGTTCAGCGTGGACGTGCTGGACGAGCGGGGGCGGCCCGTGACGCACGGTCGGCTGGTGGCGCAGCTGCGCTCCGTGGTGGAGCAGTCGGAGAGGCCGGCGCGGCCGGTGGGCGTGCTCACTGCGGACCACCGCGACACCTGGGCGGCCCACTACCAGCTGCTGGCCCGAG AGCACGAGAACCGCCGGCCGCTGGAGGCTCTGGAGAAGAGCCTGTTCGTGGTGTGCCTGGACGGGCCGGCGCCCGGCCTGGGCGCCCCCAACCAGCAGTCCGTGTCGGGCCAGCTGATGCTGCACGGCGGGGGCAGCCGCGCCAGCGGGGGCAACCGCTGGTACGACAAGGCTCTGCAG ATCGTGGTGGGCGCGGGCGGGGACGTGGGCTGTGTGTATGAGCACAGCCCGGCCGAGGGGGGTCCCGTCGGCTGTCTCCTGGACCACGCCCTGGAGCACAC TGAAAAGCAGGCGGACGTGTTCAGCTTCAACTCGGCCCCAGAGAACATCTCACCGCCGCGGAAACTAGCGTTCAAACTGACCCCGGAAATCGAGGAAGGAATCGACGCTGCTCTGAAGAATTTGGATGA GCTGGTGAACAATGTTGAGTTGAACTGCAGCACATTCCCGGATTTCGGGAAAGATCACCTGAAATCCGTGAAAGTCAGCCCAGATAGTTTCATACAAATGGCGATTCAGCTGGCGTTCTACAG GATCCACGGGCAGCCCGCGGCGCACTACGAGTCGGCCTCGCTGCGCAAGTTCGTGCACGGCAGGACGGAGACGATACGGTCGTGCTCGCTGGAGTCGGTGGACTTCGCGGAGAAGATGCTGGGCGGCGCGGCGTCCGACGCGGAGAAGCACGCTGCGATGATGGATGCCATCAACTACCACCGCAACTACGCCATTGAG gCTGTGAACGGCAATGGCGTGGATCGGCACTTGCTCGGCCTGAAGATGATTGCTGTGGATAACATGATGGACGTTCCAGAGTTCTTCAAAGACGTTGGGTACACTCGTAGCACTCACTTCAGACTTTCAACTAGTCAG GTGCCGTTCCGCTGCGACGGGATGCTCTCGTTCGGCCCGGTCGTTCCCGACGGCTACGGGGTCTGCTACAACCCCAGGGACAAGACCATCAACTTCAGCATATCTGCGTTCCGGTCGGACCCGGGGACGAGCGCCAGGCAGCTCCGGGAGTCGCTGTACGCATCACTCCGGGACATGTACGAGCTGCGGGCCCGGTCCCAGCTGGCCTCGAAGCTGTAG
- the LOC134537448 gene encoding actin-related protein 2/3 complex subunit 5-B codes for MAKNTSSSAFRKIDVDQYNEDNYREEEVAELQSPPAGPDESEVIGLMNQGKHIEALKIVLRNAPLGSKNQQVKDGALGLTLRVLLAIKSSQVEEAVGALDREQVDVLMKYVYRGFESPSEGSSGHLLVWHEKAYAVGGVGSIVRVLTDTKRV; via the exons ATGGCAAAAAACACATCAAGTTCTGCGTTTCGTAAAATTGACGTGGATCAGTACAATGAAGATAATTACAGAGAAGAAGAAGTTGCTGAGTTACAGTCTCCACCGGCTGGCCCGGATGAATCAGAAGTGATTGGCTTGATGAACCA AGGAAAGCACATTGAAGCCCTGAAGATAGTGCTGCGGAACGCTCCACTCGGCTCAAAGAACCAGCAGGTGAAG GACGGAGCCCTGGGACTGACGCTGCGCGTGCTGCTGGCCATCAAGTCGTCGCAGGTGGAGGAGGCGGTGGGCGCCCTGGACCGCGAGCAGGTGGACGTGCTCATGAAGTACGTGTACCGCGGCTTCGAGAGCCCCTCCGAGGGCAGCAGCGGCCACCTGCTGGTGTGGCACGAGAAGGCGTACGCCGTGGGTGGCGTGGGCAGCATCGTGCGCGTCCTCACCGACACCAAGCGCGTCTGA